Below is a window of Paramagnetospirillum magneticum AMB-1 DNA.
CATGACGCTTCGACGCGGCCGGAATGCGGCCGCGAGTCTAGACATCAGCCGATGGAGGGTGCGCATGCGGTTCTTAATGGGGGCGGTCGTGGCGACCGCGTTGCTGGCCATGGCGCCCGGGGCGGCCCAGGCCGACTCGGTGAAAATCATCCTGGATAATCCCAACCTGATCCATTTTTATCCCAATGGTCAGGACAGCTCGATGCCGAGCTACTACACCAGCAAGAACTACTTTCCCCAGACCCTGGAGCAGTCCATCCGGCAGTTCACCGCCACCTCGCTGCAGCGTGACGGCATCGCCGCCCAGGTGGATGACGTGGTGGTGACGAACGGCAAGGCGCTGGTGACGCTGAGCAGCAGCGATTCGACCGCTTTGAAGCAGGCGGCGGGCTACGTGAAGATGCTGCCGGCCTTCATGGATTCCGCCCATGCCGGGCTGGGCTGGACCGGGGCGCAGAAGTGCAAGGGGGCGACCGGCTGCTGGGATCCCTCGCCGGGAGTTTCGCCCTGGGCCTTCTATCTGCCGCTGGGTCTGCCGATGGTGAACCAGAAGGCGGTGATGCTGCTCAACTATCCGCCCAGCGACGCCCTGTGCAGCGCCGACTATCTCAGCAATTTCACCATGGCCCGCTGGACCCAGGTGCTGAGCCGGGTCGGCATCGTCGATCCGCTTCTCTACGAGACCATCGTCGACGTCCATCCCATCGCCGCTCCCGGCTCGGGCCAGAGCACCTATATCGCCAACACCACCCAGTATTTCTCGTCGGCGACTCCGCCCAATTACGATCAGGCGCTGCTTGACCTGCTGGTCTATCCGGCGGGCCGCACCGGCGCCACCACCGTTCCCCTCCAGGTGGCGGGGTCCGATGCCCTCAAGGTGTGGGCGACCATGATCGGCTCCTCCACCACGCCGCGTCCCGGCACGGTGGGAACCCTGATCCGCACGGGCAAGCCGGCCATTCCGTGGGTGGCCACCAACCACCCGGACGTGACTACCTATCAGCGCTGCCCCGGCGACGCCAAGGCGGCCAAGGCGGAGGCGCCCGCCACTCCCGCCGCCACCGCCACCTCGACCGCCGCCTATACCGACGACCAACTGGTGCAGGATGAAGTGCTGGACCTGCAGGCGGCCTGCGTGCTGCAGACCCTTGCCGCCAGTCCGGGCACCTCGCCCGAGGCGGCCCTGGCCCAGTGCAAGACCATCTGGTGCGCCGAGAACAACGGCACCTGCCGCGTGGAAGATGTCTGCATCCAGGCCCGCCTGGACTACGACTTCACCTCGGAAGGCCATTGCAATTGCGAGGAGGCGGCCAAGGCCTTCTGCAAGGCCAACGTCAACCAGGCCTGCCCGTCCAAGACGGCCGTCACCTCGTGCAAGCCGTTCAACGATGCGGCCGGCTGCTCGAAGTCGACCAATTCCTACGCCACGTGCAAGTCGCTGACCGTTAATACCAAATGAGGGAGGGGCTCGCCGGTCACAGGCGACCGGCGAGCCTTTTCAGCCCAGGAAGCGACGGCGGTCGATGCCGTACTTGGCCATCTTCTCGTTGAGCGTCCGGCGCGGCAGGTCCAGCAGGCGCATGACCTCGGCGACATCCCCCTGGGCCTGAATGAAGGCCGCCTCGATGCGCTGGCGCTCGAACAGGGCGACGCTGGCCTGCAATCCATCCCCCTGGGCTTCCGCCGCGACCGGCGCCGCCGCCCGCAGCCCCAGGCCCAGGGCGAAGCGTTCCGCCTCGTTGCGCAATTCCCGCACATTGCCCGGCCAGTCATGGGCCAGCAGGGCCTGCACATTGCCTTCGGTCAGGGTCGGGGGCGTGCGGCCGTGGGCATTGGCGGCCAGGGCGGCGAAGCTCTCGAACAGGGCGACGATGTCCTCGCGGCGCTCGGCCAGGGGGGGCAAGCGGATTTCCGCCACATGCAGGCGGTAATACAGATCCTCGCGGAAGCGGCCGGCGCGGACTTCGGCCAGCAGATCGGCCTTGGCGGCGGTGATCACCCGCAGGTCGACGGGAATGGTGCGGTTGCCGCCCAGGGGTTCGATGCAGCGTTCCTGCAGCACGCGCAGCAGCTTGGCCTGAAGCGCCAGCGGCATGCTTTCCACCTCGTCCAGGAACAAGGTGCCGCCATGGGCGTGCTCGACCTTGCCGGCCCGGCGCTGGGCGGCGCCGGTGAAGGCCCCGGCCTCGTGGCCGAAGAACTCGCTTTCGAACATGGTTTCGGGGATGGCGGCGCAGTTGACCGCCACGAAGGGCCGGGCGGCGCGGGGGCCGCAATCGTGCAGGCAGCGGGCCACCAGTTCCTTGCCGCAGCCGGTATCGCCGAAGATCACCACGTTGAGCGGCAGCGGCGCCAGTTCTCGGACCTGGGCGCGGACGTTCTCCATGGCCTGGGACGGGCCGATCAGGCGCCGCGCCATGTCGTCGCCGGCCCCCAGGGCGCGCAGGCGGCGATTTTCCAGCACCAGCCGCCGCTTCTCGCAGGCGCGGCCCACCGCCTGGGCCAAACGCTCGGGGGCGAAGGGCTTTTCGATGAAGTCGTAGGCGCCTTCGCGCATGGCTTCCACCGCCAGCGGAATATCGCCGTGGCCGGTGACCAGGATTACCGGCAGATCGGGGTCCTGGGCCTGGGCCGCCTTCAGAAGCCCGATGCCGTCCAGGCCCGGCATGCGCACGTCGCTGACCAGGATGCCGGGAAAGTCCCGGGACAGCCGGCCCAACGCCCCTTCGGGCCGGGCCAGGACGGTCACGTCGAATCCCGCCAGTCCAAGCCATTGCTTGACGGCGATCCGCATGGGTTCTTCGTCGTCGACGAACAGAATCTGACCGGCGCTCATGTCAGGACCATACCGCAGCCGGGATGAAAATCAAATTGCCGGGGGTGGGGCTGCCGTGTTTGCCTTGAGGGCATGACCCGGCCCGCCGCTCCACCCTCCGCGCGTCCCAGCCACCCTGTCGCCCCGCTGCTGCTGCTGGCGGCGTTGCTGGGCGGGCTGGTGGTGGCCTGGGTGTACCAGCGGGCCAGGATTGAAGCCCTGGACGGCGCCCTGGTCATGGGGCAGCAGCGTCTGGGCCTTTACGCCTCGACCATCCGAGCGGCGCTGGACCGCTTTTCCTATCTGCCAGCCACCATGGCGCTGGACCGCGAGGTGATCGAGGTGCTGGGTGGGCATCCGTCCCAGGCCGCCGCCCTGAGCGCCAAGCTGGAGACCATCAATGCCGGCGCCCGCTCGGCCTCGCTTTACGTCATGGACAGGCGCGGCGTGACGGTGGCGGCCAGCAACTGGCGCACCGAGACCTCCTATGTGGGCAATGACTACAGCTTCCGCCCCTATTTCACCCAGGTGATGACCACCGGAACCGGCCGGTTTTTCGGCATCGGGGTGACCACCAAGCTGCCCGGCTATTTTCTCGCCTCGGCGGTGCGGACGGCCTCGGGCGAGATCATCGGCTCGGTGGTGGTCAAGATCGACCTGGAAACCCTGGAAGAGGATTGGGGCGGTGGCGACGGCGCGGTGATGGTCACCGATGAGGACGGCATGGTGATCCTGACCAGCCGCCCGCTCTGGAAATATGCCGTCGACGGCCCGGTGACGACGGAGTTGCGCCGCAAGCTCGACGCGACCCAGCGCTATGGCGCGGTGCCGCTGCGGCCGCTGGAGCGGCAGGCGCTGCTGCAACTGGGCGAGACCGCCCGGCTGGAACAGGTGGGCGAGTCCGCCTTCGTGGCCCAATCTCAGGCCCTGGACGAGGAGGGGTGGGCGATCCACTACCTCGCCGACTGGGAGGTCATGGAAAGCAATGTGCGCTCCACCGCCGCCCTGGCCGGGCTGGGCTGGGTCGCCTTCATCTTGCTGCTGCTCTATCTGCGCCAGCGGCGTCTGGTGCTGAAGGCCAAGCTGGACGCCAAGGAAACCCTGGAACGGCTGGTGGCCCAGCGCACCGAGGCGCTGAGCGCCGAAATCGTCGAGCGCCAGCGCACCGAGCGCCATCTGCGCGAGACCCAGGACGAACTGATCCATGCCGGCAAGATGGCGGCCCTGGGGCAGATGTCCACGGCCATCGCCCACGAACTCAATCAGCCCCTGGCGGCCATCCAGACCTTCGTGGCCAGTTCCCGCATCTTTGTCGAGCGCGGCGATGCCGAGACGGCCGGCGCCAACCTGACCATGATCGACGACCTGTGCCGCCGCATGGCCGACATCATCCGCCATCTGAGGGTCTTCGCCCGCAAGAGTCCGGTGGCCTCCCAGGTCATGGACCCCGCCGCCTCGGTCAGCCGCGCCGTGGCGCTGCTGGCGGTCCGGCTGCGTCAGGCCGACGTGGACCTGGTCTGGGCGCCGCCCCAGGGACTAATGGTGGCCGGCGACCCCGGCCGGCTGGATCAGGTTTTCGTCAACCTGCTGGCCAATGCCGTGGACGCCGTGGCGCAAAGTCCGGCGCGGCGCATCCAGGTGGACGCCATGGCGGTGGGCGAAGACGTGGTGATCACCGTCGCCGACAGCGGTCCCGGACTGACCTCCGACGTGGCCGACCGGGTGTTCGAACCCTTCTTCACCACCAAGGACGTGGGCGAGGGGTTGGGGCTGGGACTGTCGCTGTCCTACGGCATCATCCGGGACATGGGGGGCTCCATCCGGGTGGAGAACCGGTCGGGCGGCGGAGCGGTTTTTTTGATCTCGCTTCCTGCGGTCGGATGTGAAGGACTTCACGTAACCCACGGAAAGTGAGTCATTTCTGCAACACTGTCGACTCGGCGGGTGGAAAAGTGAACACTGTGTGAATGCATGTGTTGACGCCGTGAATCCGCGTGTGATTCCATCCGCTGCATGTTGCAGGAACTTCTCAGCCGCTGCCGTCGCGTCGTCGGGCCGATGATCGGGCTTGGTGCCGTGGCCTACTTCACCTATCACACCGTGGAAGGTGATCGTGGCGTGCTGGCCTATTTCCGTCTGCAGGCCGAGATTTTGGAGGCCGAGATGCATCTGTCCCGGGTGGCGTCGGAACGCACCGAGATGGAACACCGGGTGCAGCTTCTGCGCCCCGATCACCTGGACCCCGATATGCTGGAAGAACGTGCCCGCATCATGCTGAACATGGGCCGCGACGGCGAGGTCGTGGTGTTCGACAAGCGGCGCTAGAAGGCTGCGGAAAACCCCGCTTCGCAGCTGGGCACCCGCCCAGACCCGTTCGGAGGCGCAGCCTCCGAACCTCCAGTTTCTTCGATGGATTAAAGCCCCGCCTTCTTCGGCACCTTCCTGCACTTGGCCCGCCCCATGCCGGTGATCCGGCATTCGGTGGTTTCCTCCCACAGGCGGATGACCAGGAAGATCTCCTTGTCGCGGTATTCGATCAGCACGTTCTGGAACGAGCTGGTTTCCAGGATGGGGCGCGCCGTCAGGTCGCGGAACACCAGCAGCGGGCAGGCCTTGACCCGATCGCAGATGGCCACGGATTCCAGGCTGATCAGGGTGGTTCCGCGTGAGCGTCCGACGCTGAGGCGGACGGGGCGGCTCGCCGCCTTGGCCTTGGCGTAGTGGGCGCGGCCCCATTTCTGGGCGGCCTCCAGTTCCGGCGTGCTGGGGTCGTAGGAGAACTCGATGAAGATGCGGTTGCCTTCGACCTCCTCGGCCCGGGCCGGCAGGCACAGCAGCAGCATGACCGCAGCCAGGATCATCCTGATCACTGGGCGATCTCGTGGAACTTGGTGAGGTCCAGGGCGCGGCGGCCGTCGGGCAGGGTGGTGAAGACATCCACGAACCGGCCGCCCCAGATGATCTCGTCGCAGGAATAGGCATGCCGGGCGTGGACATCCTGGGCAAAGGCCTCGTGATGGCCGGTGAACAGCACCAGCAGTTCGGAATGGCTGTGGCGCAGGGTCTCGGCGGTCTCGCCATAGAGCGGGCTGTGGTGGTCGATG
It encodes the following:
- a CDS encoding sensor histidine kinase — translated: MTRPAAPPSARPSHPVAPLLLLAALLGGLVVAWVYQRARIEALDGALVMGQQRLGLYASTIRAALDRFSYLPATMALDREVIEVLGGHPSQAAALSAKLETINAGARSASLYVMDRRGVTVAASNWRTETSYVGNDYSFRPYFTQVMTTGTGRFFGIGVTTKLPGYFLASAVRTASGEIIGSVVVKIDLETLEEDWGGGDGAVMVTDEDGMVILTSRPLWKYAVDGPVTTELRRKLDATQRYGAVPLRPLERQALLQLGETARLEQVGESAFVAQSQALDEEGWAIHYLADWEVMESNVRSTAALAGLGWVAFILLLLYLRQRRLVLKAKLDAKETLERLVAQRTEALSAEIVERQRTERHLRETQDELIHAGKMAALGQMSTAIAHELNQPLAAIQTFVASSRIFVERGDAETAGANLTMIDDLCRRMADIIRHLRVFARKSPVASQVMDPAASVSRAVALLAVRLRQADVDLVWAPPQGLMVAGDPGRLDQVFVNLLANAVDAVAQSPARRIQVDAMAVGEDVVITVADSGPGLTSDVADRVFEPFFTTKDVGEGLGLGLSLSYGIIRDMGGSIRVENRSGGGAVFLISLPAVGCEGLHVTHGK
- a CDS encoding sigma-54-dependent transcriptional regulator, encoding MSAGQILFVDDEEPMRIAVKQWLGLAGFDVTVLARPEGALGRLSRDFPGILVSDVRMPGLDGIGLLKAAQAQDPDLPVILVTGHGDIPLAVEAMREGAYDFIEKPFAPERLAQAVGRACEKRRLVLENRRLRALGAGDDMARRLIGPSQAMENVRAQVRELAPLPLNVVIFGDTGCGKELVARCLHDCGPRAARPFVAVNCAAIPETMFESEFFGHEAGAFTGAAQRRAGKVEHAHGGTLFLDEVESMPLALQAKLLRVLQERCIEPLGGNRTIPVDLRVITAAKADLLAEVRAGRFREDLYYRLHVAEIRLPPLAERREDIVALFESFAALAANAHGRTPPTLTEGNVQALLAHDWPGNVRELRNEAERFALGLGLRAAAPVAAEAQGDGLQASVALFERQRIEAAFIQAQGDVAEVMRLLDLPRRTLNEKMAKYGIDRRRFLG
- a CDS encoding FtsB family cell division protein, whose amino-acid sequence is MLQELLSRCRRVVGPMIGLGAVAYFTYHTVEGDRGVLAYFRLQAEILEAEMHLSRVASERTEMEHRVQLLRPDHLDPDMLEERARIMLNMGRDGEVVVFDKRR